One genomic segment of Desmodus rotundus isolate HL8 chromosome 5, HLdesRot8A.1, whole genome shotgun sequence includes these proteins:
- the H2AX gene encoding histone H2AX, protein MSGRGKTGGKARAKAKSRSSRAGLQFPVGRVHRLLRKGHYAERVGAGAPVYLAAVLEYLTAEILELAGNAARDNKKTRIIPRHLQLAIRNDEELNKLLGGVTIAQGGVLPNIQAVLLPKKTSATVGPKAPTSGKKATQASQEY, encoded by the coding sequence ATGTCTGGTCGCGGCAAGACAGGAGGCAAGGCCCGTGCCAAAGCCAAGTCGCGCTCATCGCGCGCAGGCCTTCAATTCCCAGTGGGCCGCGTTCATCGGTTGCTGCGGAAGGGCCATTACGCCGAGAGGGTAGGCGCCGGCGCTCCTGTGTACCTGGCGGCGGTGCTCGAGTACCTCACCGCGGAGATCCTGGAGCTGGCCGGCAACGCGGCCCGCGACAACAAGAAGACGCGCATCATCCCCCGCCACCTGCAGCTGGCCATCCGCAATGACGAGGAGCTCAACAAACTACTGGGCGGCGTAACGATCGCCCAAGGAGGTGTCCTGCCCAACATCCAGGCCGTGCTGCTGCCCAAGAAAACCAGTGCTACCGTAGGGCCGAAAGCGCCAACGAGCGGCAAGAAGGCCACCCAGGCCTCTCAGGAGTACTGA